CCTCAATTCATTATTTGATTCGCATTTTGATCATGTCAATTTCGCAGGGCGATAGGAAGCATAAACGGCTTATTTGCCCAGGTCGCCGGGTGGCGCCCCGCGAGATTTCCGGTGTGGTGCGTCGGTCGTTGCACGATTTCGCTGCGTGATCCGTGCCGCGCGGAGCTCGGATTGCTGGGGATGGAGGCCCGTAAGGATGGACCGAAGAGCGGGCCGGCAAACGCAGTCCGTGTTGTAGGCGTTGGGGAACACCGTGCCGTTCTTCGGCAGGGTGTCGAGGTGTGGGGTCTCGACGAGACTCGATTCCATGAAGCCGTAGAACGGCCAGCCGTGGTCGTCGCCAAGGATCA
This region of Candidatus Binatia bacterium genomic DNA includes:
- a CDS encoding sulfatase-like hydrolase/transferase, translating into MKRPTPRLSAIVLTRLASAAYAETDAKPPTNRPNIVVILGDDHGWPFYGFMESSLVETPHLDTLPKNGTVFPNAYNTDCVCRPALRSILTGLHPQQSELRAARITQRNRATTDAPHRKSRGAPPGDLGK